From the Streptomonospora nanhaiensis genome, the window GTGAGAGTTGCCAGCAGCAGCAGCGCGCCGAAGATGATGTAGAGCAGCCCGGCGGCCAGGATCAGGCCCTGCACCGTGGAGGCCGCCACCGCCGCCCAGTCGGTCCGCCACACCGTGACGGCGAGGGCCACGACGACCGCGTAACCGGCGGGCATGGCGTACTTGGCGGGCCGGCGGAACCCCACGAGGAGGACTCCCACCAGCAGGATCGGGGCCAGGGCGAGCAGGCTGAGCAGGGCGATGCCGTCCACACGCACTCCCGGGGAGACCGGCGGTACACGGTATGCAATCTCCCTGCGCACCTTACGGCGAGGCGCGTGCCGGGTAAAGGGGGGCACAAGGGAAACGCGGGGGAAAACCGTGCACCGCAGTACGGCGCGCGCGGACACCGCCGCACGGCGGGACGCGCCGCGGGGCCCTCAGCCGACCGCGGCCGTCCGGTCCCGCGCCGACGCGCGGCGGGGACCGGACGGCCTGCCGGGGTCAGTGCTCGTTGGGGCCGCCGACCGTGGTCTGCTGCACCTGGAGCAGGAACTCGGTGTTGCTCTTGGTGTCCTTCATGCGCTCCAGCAGGAGTTCGAGGGCCTGCTGGATGTCGAGGGCGTGCAGCACCCGGCGGAGCTTCCAGATGATCTTCAGCTCCTCGTTCGACATGAGGATCTCCTCCTTGCGGGTGCTGGAGGAAACCACGTCGACCGCGGGGAAGATGCGCTTGTCGGCCAGGGACCGGTTGAGCTTCAGCTCCATGTTGCCGGTGCCCTTGAACTCCTCGAAGATGACCTCGTCCATGCGCGAACCGGTCTCGACCAGCGCCGTGGCCAGGATGGTCAGCGACCCGCCGTTCTCGATGTTGCGGGCGGCGCCGAAGAACCGCTTGGGCGGGTACAGCGCCGTGGAGTCGACACCACCGGAGAGGATGCGCCCGCTCGCCGGGGCGGCGAGGTTGTAGGCGCGGCCCAGGCGGGTGATGGAGTCGAGCAGGACCACCACGTCCAGGCCCATCTCGACCAGGCGCTTGGCGCGCTCGATGGCAAGCTCGGCGACCGTGGTGTGGTCCTCGGCCGGACGGTCGAAGGTCGAGTGGATGACCTCGCCCTTGACCGTGCGCTGCATGTCGGTGACCTCTTCGGGCCGTTCGTCGACGAGCACGACCATCAGGTGGGTCTCGGGGTTGTTCTCGGTGATCGCGTTGGCGATCGCCTGCAGCACCATCGTCTTGCCCGCCTTGGGCGGCGAGACGATGAGCCCGCGCTGCCCCTTGCCGATGGGCGCGACCAGGTCGATGATCCGCGTGGTGAGGATGTTCGGCTCGGTCTCCAGGCGCAGGCGGTCCTGCGGGTAGAGCGGGACCAGCTTGGCGAACTCCGGGCGGCTGCGGGCCTGGTCGGGCGCCATGCCGTTGATGGTGTCGAGCCGGACCAGGGCGTTGAACTTCTCGCGCCGCTCCCCCTCGCGCGGCTGGCGCACGGCACCGGTGATCGCGTCGCCCTTGCGCAGGCCGTTCTTGCGGACCTGGGCCAGCGAGACGTAGACGTCGTTGGCGCCGGGCAGGTAGCCGGTGGTGCGCACGAACGCGTAGTTGTCGAGGATGTCCAGGATGCCGGCGACCGGCAGCAGGACGTCGTCGTCGCTGATGACCGGCTCGGTCTCCTGGCGCTCCCCGCGCCCGGAGCGGCGGTCGCGGCGGTCGCGGCGGCGGCCGCGCCGGCGGCCGGTGCCGAAGTCGTCGTCGCCCCCGCCGCCACCGCGGCCGGTCTGCTGCCCGCCCTGGCCGCCGCCCTGCTGGGCGGTGTCCTGGGTCGGGGCCTCGGCGGCGGAGTCCTCGCGGCTGCCCCGGTTGCGGCGGTTGCGCTGCCGTTCACGGCCCCCGCTCTGGCCGGACTGGCCCTGGGAGTCGGAACCGGACTTCTGGGAGTTGGATGTCTTGGTCACGCTGCTCGCGGGGGTAGAGGTGTCGCCGTCCGACGGCCGGTTCTGGTCAGTTGCGTCGTCGCCGCGCTTGCGCGTGGTGCGGCGGGTGCGGGCCGGCTTGTCGGTCCGCTCCGCCTGGTCGGCGCCGCCCTCGCGGGCGGCGGCCTGCTCGGCCGGGGCCGCCTGCGCTGCGGGCTCGCCCGCCTCGGCGGGGGCCTGCTCGGCGCGCTCGGCGGGCTTGCGCCCGGCGGCCGCCTGCGGCGCCGCGACCGGGCCGCCCTGCTTGGCCTCGATGGCGGTGATGATGTCGTTCTTGCGCATCCGCCCCGTGCCCGTGATACCGAGACTCGACGCCAGCCGCTGAAGCTCGGTGAGCTTCAGCGCCGACAGGCCCGTGCCTTGGCTGCGCGACCGAGACGGCGTGCTCTTTCTGGATGAGGTCGCGGCGTCGCCGGCGTCCACATCGGACGCGGTCGAGTTCTGCTGCGTGCTGACCGCCGCGTCCGTGTGGAGTTCGGTGGTGTCGCTCACTAAGGGTCCTTCCCAAGGAGCGGGCTCAGGCCGTCATGTGTCGGTAACGGCCGGCCCGGTGGTGCGAACCGGCGGGGGGCCGGGTCGGGCGTGCCCCACGCGGATGTCGGGAACCGTTGATTCCCCTACCCGATCGCGGCGGGCTCCGGGTACAGCCAGGCGTTGGGGCGATGAGTCCGCGGCCGCCGCCCGTGTTCCACGCTGCCGCCGTCCGCCGGCGAGGCGACGGTGCTGGCGGGGTGATCGGAGCAACGGGCGCTCCGCGAACTCAACACAGTGGTAACCGTGCGCAGCGATCGCATGGCCAAAACCACGTACATCTCGGACGCGGAAAACACTGTGGCGGATGAGCACACGCCCCGCAACGGGGCAACTGGTGCTTCACCCAGCCTAACATCACCGGAGCCCACAGCTATTCCTTGACACGGGTCTATGTTTCGATCCTCGCTCCTGACGGATCGATGGCTAGGGGGCGTATGTGCCAATGCTTACCCGTTCGCTCTCGAATTGAATCAACCAGGTCCTCGTGGATTTGCAGGGCAGCCCCGGTTTCCGGGGCGCCCGCCGGGGCCGGCGCGGCGGCCCCGGTGTCGGCGAGGACCAGGACGGTGGGGCCCGCGCCCGACACCACCGCGGCGAGCCCGTGGACCTTGCGCAGCTCACGAGCGATCCGCAGGCTCTCGGGCATCGCCGGTTCACGGTAGCGCTCGTGGAGGCGGTCCTCGGTCGCCTCCAGCAGGAGTTCCGGGTGGCCGGAAACGGCCGCGACGAGCAGGGCGGCGCGCCCGGCCGAGAACGCGGCGTCGGCGTGCGGCACGGCCGCGGGCAGCAGGCCGCGCGCCCGCTCGGTGGACAGCCGCTCAGCGGGCACGCAGGCCACCGGCGCCACGCGCGGGGACACCGGCACGCCGACGGCCCGCCAGCGGTCCTCTCCGCGCCAGGCGACCGTGCAGCCGCCGTAGACGCAGGGGGCGACGTTGTCGGGGTGGCCCTCAAGGTCGGCGGCCAGCTCGAACACGCGGTCGCGGTCGAGGCCGCCGGCGGCGTCGGTCCAGCCGAGCAGGGCCGCCGCCGCGCCGACCCCGGCCACGATCGCCGAGGCCGAGGACCCCAGGCCGCGCCCGTGGGGGATGGCGTTGCGGCAGCGCAGCCGCAGCCCCGGCAGGGGGCGGCCGGCCGCCTCGAAGGCCGCGCGCATCGCGCGCACGACCAGGTGGGTGCCGTCCAGGGGGACCTCGCCGGCCCCCTCCCCCTCGACCTCGACGCCGAGCCCTCCGCCGGGGTCGACCTCGACGTCGACCTCGTCGTGGAGGGCCAGCGCCAGCCCCAGGGAGTCGAACCCGGGGCCGAGGTTGGCGCTGGTGGCGGGGGTGCGCACGCGCACCCGCGCCGGGTGGGTGTGGGACATGGGCGTGCTTTCCGTGGGGCGCTAGGCCAGGCCGAGGGCGGAGGCCGCCGCGTGGGCGTCGACCGGGACGGTGGTGGCGGTGGAGGCGCCCGCCAGCGCCCAGTCGGGGTCCTTGAGGCCGTTTCCGGTCACGGTGCACACCACGCGGCTGCCCCGCTCGATGTGGCCGGCCTCGACCGACTGGAGCAGGCCCGCGACGCTGGCGGCCGAGGCGAGTTCGACGAACACGCCCTCCTCGGCGGCGAGCATGCGGTAGGCCGCCAGGATCCTGCGGTCGGTGACGGAGTCGATGCGCCCGCCCGACTCGTCGCGCGCCTGCTCGGCGTAGGTCCACGAGGCGGGGTTGCCGATGCGGATGGCGGTGGCGATGGTGCGCGGCTGGTCCACCGGGGCGCCGTTGACGATCGGCGCCGAGCCGCTGGCCTGGAACCCGAACATGCGGGGCAGCCGGGAGCCGGGGCCGGAGTCGGCGTACTCCTTGTAGCCCATCCAGTAGGCGGTGATGTTGCCGGCGTTGCCCACCGGCAGGCAGTGGATGTCGGGGGCGTCGCCCAGGGCGTCCACCACCTCGAAGGCCGCGGTCTTCTGGCCCTGGAGGCGGTAGGGGTTGACCGAGTTGACCAGCGCCACCGGGTAGTCGACCGACAGCTTGCGGGCGAGTTCGAGGCAGTCGTCGAAGTTGCCGTCGATCTGCAGCAGCTTGGCGCCGTGCACGAGCGCCTGGGCGAGCTTGCCCATGGCGATCTTGCCGCGCGGCACCAGCACCGCGCAGGTCATGCCGGCGCGCACCGCGTAGGCGGCGGCGCTGGCGCTGGTGTTGCCGGTGGAGGCGCAGATGACCGCCTTGGCGCCGTCCTCGGCCGCCTTGGTGATGGCCATGGTCATGCCGCGGTCCTTGAAGGAGCCGGTGGGGTTGAGGCCCTCGACCTTGAGGAACACCTCGCAGCCGGTCAGCTCCGACACCCGCGGGGCGGGTACCAGCGGGGTGCCGCCCTCCAGCAGGGTGACGACGGAGGTGTTCGCTGTGACGGGGAGGCGGTCGCGGTACTCCTCCACGACGCCGCGCCACGCCCGTGCCATGCTCACGACAGGGCCCTTTCGGCAGACGGAAATGCGTTGGGATGTGCGGACTCCGCGGCCGGCGGCGCCGGTGGGGCGGCCGGGGGTGCGGATCAGCCGGTGCGGCGAGGCGTGGTCGGCCGCCCGGGGTGGGACGGCGGACACGGGGCGGGGCCGCGGCCTCGTCCTCACCACGAGTCTAGAGGGCGCGGCCCGCGCCTCGTGCACCGCGGTGGTGCCGTCTCAGCAGATGGGACGGCGTGTGCGGGGCGCGCCAGGGCTCACGCGTCGGCGAACGCCTCGACGCGCATCACACTGGCCACCGCGCGCACCATGTCCAGGCGGCGCAGCCGCTCGACGGTCTGGGCGAGGGCGGCGTCGGGCGCCTGGTGGCTGACGAGCACCAGCTGGGCGTCGTCGCCGAAGCCCTCCTGGCGGACGTTCTTGATGGAGACGCCGTTCTCGGCGAAGACCTCGGCCACCCGGGCGAGCACGCCGGGGCGGTCGGCCACGTCCAGCGAGATGTGGTAGCGGGTGACGGTCTGGCCCATGGGGTGCACGGGCAGGCCGGTGTCGTGGCCGCCCTCGCCCACCGAGGTTCCGGCCAGGCGGTTGCGCGCCACGGCGACCAGGTCGCCCAGCACGGCGCTGGCGGTGGGCGCGCCGCCGGCGCCGGGGCCGTAGAACATCAGCCGGCCGGCGGACTCCGCCTCGACGAACACGGCGTTGTAGGCCTCGGTGACCGAGGCCAGCGGGTGCTCGCGCGGCAGCATGACCGGGTGGACGCGCACGCCCACCGACAGGCCGTCCTCGGCGCGCTGGCAGATGGCCAGGAGTTTGACCACGCAGCCCATGGCCTTGGCGCTGGCGATGTCGCCGGCGGTGACCTCGGTGATGCCCTCGCGGTGGACGTCGGCGGCGGTGACGTTCTGGGTGTGGAAGGCCAGGCGGGCCAGGATGGCGGCCTTGGCGGCGGCGTCGAAGCCCTCGACGTCGGCGGTGGGGTCGGCCTCGGCGTAGCCCAGGGCCTGGGCCTCCTCCAGGGACTCGGCGAACCCGGCGCCCTGGGCGTCCATGCGGTCCAGGATGAAGTTGGTGGTGCCGTTGACGATGCCCAGCACCCGGTTGACGCGGTCGCCGGCCAGGGAGTCGCGCAGCGGGCGCAGCAGCGGGATGGCCCCGGCGACCGACGCCTCGTAGTAGATGTCGACCCCGGCGGCGCGCGCGGCGGCCAGAAGGGTGGCGCCGTCCTCGGCCAGCAGCGCCTTGTTGGCGGTGACCACCGACTTGCCCGCCTTGATCGCGTCGAGGATCAGGGAGCGGGCGGGCTCGATGCCGCCGATCACCTCGACCACGACGTCGATGTCGGGGCGGGTCACCAGGCCGGTGGCGTCGGTGGTGAACAGCGCGGGGTCCACACCCGTGCCGCGGTCGCGGCCCAGGCGGCGCACCGCGATACCGCCGATCTCCAGGGGGGTGCCCACACGCGCGGCGAGGTCGGCCGACTGCCGGTTGAGCAGCCGCACCACTTCCGCGCCCACAACGCCGCATCCCAGCAGCGCCACCTTCATCGCCATAGGGGGGTGACTCCCGCTTCTCGTCTCACTGGTGTCGTCGCCTTGCCGTCGTGTCCGCGGCGTGCCGGACGGCGCCGCCGGGCGGCGCGGCCGTGTGCCGCCCCCGGTCAGCCTACGTCCAAGCGGAGCAGGTCCTCCTCGGTCTCGCGCCGGACGAGCGTGCGGACGTCGCCGTCGGCGACGGACACCAGGGCCGGGCGCGGGAGGTGGTTGTAGTTGCTGGCCATGGAGAAGCAGTAGGCGCCGGTGGCGGCGACGGCGACGAGGTCGCCGGGGCGGATGTCGGCGGGCAGGTAGAGGTCGTGGACGATGATGTCGCCGCTCTCGCAGTGCTTGCCGACCAGGCGGGAGAGCAGGGGTGCGCCGGCGCCGGTGCGCGAGGCCAGGGCGCAGGTGTACTCGGCGCCGTAGAGGGCGGTGCGGATGTTGTCGCTCATGCCGCCGTCGACGCTGACGTAGGTGCGGATGCCCTCGACGTCCTTGACGGTGCCGACCTCGTAGAGGGTGACCCCGGCGGGGCCGGTGAGCGCGCGGCCGGGCTCCACGGCGATGCGCGGCATGGGCAGGCCGTGGGACTCGCACTCGTGGCGGACGATGCCCAGCAGGCTCTTGGCGATGGCCTCGGGCTCCAGGGGGGTGTCGTCGGGGACGTAGGCGATGCCCAGGCCGCCGCCGAGGTCGAGTTCGGGCAGGTCGGCGCCTGTCTCGGCGATGACCCGCACCATGAACTCGGTCACGCGGCGGGCGGCGACGTCGAACCCGGCGGTGTCGAAGATCTGCGAGCCGATGTGGGAGTGCAGGCCGACCAGCTCGATGTGGGGGGCGGCCAGGACGCGGCGGACGGCCTCGTCGGCGGCGCCGGTGCTCAGCGCGAAACCGAACTTCTGGTCGTCGTGGGCGGTGGCGACGAACTCGTGGGTGTGGGCCTCCACGCCGGTGGTGACGCGGACCAGGACCTTGGGGACGCGGCCGAGCCCGGCGGCGATCCGCTCCAGGCGCTCGATCTCGTCGAAGGAGTCGACGATGATGCGGCCCACGCCGACCTCGACGGCGCGGGTCAGCTCGGCCTCGGACTTGTTGTTGCCGTGCATGCCGATCCGCTCGGGCGGGAATCCCGCGGCGAGGGCGACGGCGAGTTCGCCGCCGCTGCACACGTCGAGCTTGAGGCCCTCTTCGTGCACCCAGCGGGCGACGGCCTTGGTGAGCAGGGCCTTTCCGGCGTAGTAGACGTCGGCCTCGGCGTCGCTGAAGGCGGTGCGGTAGGCGCGGGCGCGGGCGCGGAAGTCCTGCTCGTCCATGACGAACAGGGGGGTGCCGTGGCGCCGGGCGAGGTCGCGGGCGCCGACGCCGCCGATCACCAGCTCGCCGTCGGCGCCGCGCCGCGCGGTGCGCGGCCAGACGTGCGTGGCAAGTTCGCCCAGGTCGCGCGGCGGGCGCGGCGGGTTGTCCTCGGGCAGCACGTCCGCGTGGCGCGGACCGGCGGGGTGGGCGTAACGGCTCATGGTGGTGCGCTCTCGGTGTCGTGGTCGGCGGTCGCGCCGGGCGGCGAGCCGTGGGCGGGCCGTGGGGCGCGGGCCGCCGTGGGCGTCGCGGCGGCGGTGCCGGCGTGTCGGCGTGTCGGCTGTGTCTGCTGTGTCGTGGACGTGGTGTGACGTGGTGTGTTGTGCGGGCGGCGCGGGGCGCGATCCGCCGGCGTGGCGCGCACGCCGCGAACGCGCGGGAACGCGCCGGGAGCGGTGTGCGCGGTCCGGGCGGCCGGTGCGGACGCGGGGCGGCCCGGCGGCCCAGTGGTCCCGGAGGGGCCCGCGCACGCGCGCGTCGTGTTCACAGCCTTGTGGGCGCGGACACGCCGAGAAGCGACAGCCCCGAGCCGAGGACGCCCGCCACCGCGGCGCACAACGCGAGCGCGTCGTCACCGCCGGAGCCGCGCGCGGTCTCCCCCCGAAGGACGCCGCTCGATTCCCACCAGTCATGGTAGGCAATCGCGAGGCCTTCGAGGTATCGCACGAGCATATGGGGTTCGCTACGCCGCTCGGCCGCCCGCACCACCACCGGGCCGTCGAACAGCGCGCCGATGAGGGCCGCGCGGGGCGCCGGCGGCGCGGTGCCGGAAGGCGGGCGGCCCGGTCGGGCGGGTGGGGCGGCCGCGGCCCCGCCGTCGGCCGCGCCGGGGGCGGGGCCGGCGCCGCCCGGTGCGGGCGAAGGGGTGTCGCCCGGTGCGGGCGGGTGGGCGGCGCCGGCCCAGCGCAGTGTGCTCAGCGCGTGGGCGCGGGCGTAGCGGACGGCGAAGGCGGGGTTGTCGAAGGTGGAGCGCGCCCACGCCCCCGGCCGCTCGGCGGTCGGCAGGGCGGGCAGGTCGGGGCCGGTCAGCTCACCGGGCCGGGGCCGCTCCCCCGCGCTCCGGCAGAACGCCACGCGCGCGCTCGCCTCGCCGATGACGCCCAGCAGGCGGCCGGCGGCGGTGGTGAAGCCGTCGGGCCCCCGGTCGAGGCAGGGGTCGCGCCAGGACACCTCGGCACCGCCCGGCCCGCCGCCGGGCATCCGGCCGCGCCCTTCGGCGAGGGCGGGCAGCAGGCGGTCGGCGGCGGCGATCCTGCGCCGCGCGGCGGCGCGGGCGCGCAGCCGGGCCTCGGCCACGGTGGGGGCGTCGGCCAGCGGCGCCCAGGTGCCGGGGGCACCGGCGTCCGGGGGGCCCGCGGGGCCCGGGCGCTCCGGGTCGGGCGGGTGGTCGGGCCCGACCAAGCCGTCCAGGTCGTCCAGGTGGCCGGAGTCGGCGGACGGCACACTCGCAAAGGGCCGGGCGAGGTAGCCCCCGAGGTAGGTCCCGGGATCGGCGGCCACGCGCGCGACCAGCGCCGACCACGCGGGGGCGGCGGGCGTCACGGCGACGAACCCGGGGCCCTCGGCGGCGGCGTCGGCCACCAGGGGGTGGCGGCGCAGGTGGGCGGCGGCGGCCTCGGCGAGGCCGCGCGCGGGCCGGCGCGCCCGCGCGGCGACGCGCAGCGGCAGCGCGGAGGTGCAGCGCCCCGCCGCCGCGAAGGGGGCCTCACGACCGGCCCGCCCGCCCGGCTCCGCCGAAGGCCCGCCGCGCCCGGAGGCGGCGGCGGGACCGGCGGGGTCAGCGGGGTCGGGGCCGGCCTGGTCGCCAGGGGCGGCGGGACCGGCGGCGCGGCGCACGTCGGCGGCGGGAAGGTCTTCGGCGCGGCAGCCGGCGGCACGGGCGAGGGCGTCCCGGATGAGCGCGTCGACGCGCCAGGGCGTGGCGGCGTCGAGGCCGGAGGGGGTGGGCGGCGGCGCGGCGGGGTGGGCCACGTCAGTCCCCCGCGAGCGCCGGGGCCCCGCGCGCGGGCACGGCCAAGCGCCGGCCGGCGGCGCGGGCGGGCGATGCGAAGGCCGCGCCGGCGGTGGGAACCCGTGCGCACCGCGCCCCGCTCCCCCGCGTGCGGGGAGCGCCCGGCCGGATCACCCGGCGGACCCGGCACGGTCGCGGCCCGCGAGGTCGCGCACCAGCCGGATCAGCTCGGTGGGGTCGAACGGCTTGGTGAGGTAGGCGTCCACGCCGATCTCCTGGCCGCGCCGGATGTCGTCCTCCTGCGCCCGCGCCGTGATGAGCAGCACCCGCATGCCGCGCGTGGCGGCGCCCTCGCGGAGCCGGGCGGCGGTCACCCAGCCGTCGAGCCGGGGCATCATGACGTCGAGCGTGATCACGTCCGGCCGGATCTCGCCCACACGGGCCAGGCAGTCCTCGCCGTCCACCGCCTGGTGCACCTCGAAGCCCTCAAGCTGCAGGTTGACGGCGATCAACTGCCGGATCACCTCGTTGTCGTCAACCACCAGTACCCGTGCCAACGCTTCACCCACGGCCGCGAGACTAGCGCCCCGGGCCCGGCCCCCGCTGGC encodes:
- the rho gene encoding transcription termination factor Rho; its protein translation is MSDTTELHTDAAVSTQQNSTASDVDAGDAATSSRKSTPSRSRSQGTGLSALKLTELQRLASSLGITGTGRMRKNDIITAIEAKQGGPVAAPQAAAGRKPAERAEQAPAEAGEPAAQAAPAEQAAAREGGADQAERTDKPARTRRTTRKRGDDATDQNRPSDGDTSTPASSVTKTSNSQKSGSDSQGQSGQSGGRERQRNRRNRGSREDSAAEAPTQDTAQQGGGQGGQQTGRGGGGGDDDFGTGRRRGRRRDRRDRRSGRGERQETEPVISDDDVLLPVAGILDILDNYAFVRTTGYLPGANDVYVSLAQVRKNGLRKGDAITGAVRQPREGERREKFNALVRLDTINGMAPDQARSRPEFAKLVPLYPQDRLRLETEPNILTTRIIDLVAPIGKGQRGLIVSPPKAGKTMVLQAIANAITENNPETHLMVVLVDERPEEVTDMQRTVKGEVIHSTFDRPAEDHTTVAELAIERAKRLVEMGLDVVVLLDSITRLGRAYNLAAPASGRILSGGVDSTALYPPKRFFGAARNIENGGSLTILATALVETGSRMDEVIFEEFKGTGNMELKLNRSLADKRIFPAVDVVSSSTRKEEILMSNEELKIIWKLRRVLHALDIQQALELLLERMKDTKSNTEFLLQVQQTTVGGPNEH
- the thrB gene encoding homoserine kinase, giving the protein MSHTHPARVRVRTPATSANLGPGFDSLGLALALHDEVDVEVDPGGGLGVEVEGEGAGEVPLDGTHLVVRAMRAAFEAAGRPLPGLRLRCRNAIPHGRGLGSSASAIVAGVGAAAALLGWTDAAGGLDRDRVFELAADLEGHPDNVAPCVYGGCTVAWRGEDRWRAVGVPVSPRVAPVACVPAERLSTERARGLLPAAVPHADAAFSAGRAALLVAAVSGHPELLLEATEDRLHERYREPAMPESLRIARELRKVHGLAAVVSGAGPTVLVLADTGAAAPAPAGAPETGAALQIHEDLVDSIRERTGKHWHIRPLAIDPSGARIET
- the thrC gene encoding threonine synthase, which codes for MARAWRGVVEEYRDRLPVTANTSVVTLLEGGTPLVPAPRVSELTGCEVFLKVEGLNPTGSFKDRGMTMAITKAAEDGAKAVICASTGNTSASAAAYAVRAGMTCAVLVPRGKIAMGKLAQALVHGAKLLQIDGNFDDCLELARKLSVDYPVALVNSVNPYRLQGQKTAAFEVVDALGDAPDIHCLPVGNAGNITAYWMGYKEYADSGPGSRLPRMFGFQASGSAPIVNGAPVDQPRTIATAIRIGNPASWTYAEQARDESGGRIDSVTDRRILAAYRMLAAEEGVFVELASAASVAGLLQSVEAGHIERGSRVVCTVTGNGLKDPDWALAGASTATTVPVDAHAAASALGLA
- a CDS encoding homoserine dehydrogenase — translated: MAMKVALLGCGVVGAEVVRLLNRQSADLAARVGTPLEIGGIAVRRLGRDRGTGVDPALFTTDATGLVTRPDIDVVVEVIGGIEPARSLILDAIKAGKSVVTANKALLAEDGATLLAAARAAGVDIYYEASVAGAIPLLRPLRDSLAGDRVNRVLGIVNGTTNFILDRMDAQGAGFAESLEEAQALGYAEADPTADVEGFDAAAKAAILARLAFHTQNVTAADVHREGITEVTAGDIASAKAMGCVVKLLAICQRAEDGLSVGVRVHPVMLPREHPLASVTEAYNAVFVEAESAGRLMFYGPGAGGAPTASAVLGDLVAVARNRLAGTSVGEGGHDTGLPVHPMGQTVTRYHISLDVADRPGVLARVAEVFAENGVSIKNVRQEGFGDDAQLVLVSHQAPDAALAQTVERLRRLDMVRAVASVMRVEAFADA
- the lysA gene encoding diaminopimelate decarboxylase, whose protein sequence is MSRYAHPAGPRHADVLPEDNPPRPPRDLGELATHVWPRTARRGADGELVIGGVGARDLARRHGTPLFVMDEQDFRARARAYRTAFSDAEADVYYAGKALLTKAVARWVHEEGLKLDVCSGGELAVALAAGFPPERIGMHGNNKSEAELTRAVEVGVGRIIVDSFDEIERLERIAAGLGRVPKVLVRVTTGVEAHTHEFVATAHDDQKFGFALSTGAADEAVRRVLAAPHIELVGLHSHIGSQIFDTAGFDVAARRVTEFMVRVIAETGADLPELDLGGGLGIAYVPDDTPLEPEAIAKSLLGIVRHECESHGLPMPRIAVEPGRALTGPAGVTLYEVGTVKDVEGIRTYVSVDGGMSDNIRTALYGAEYTCALASRTGAGAPLLSRLVGKHCESGDIIVHDLYLPADIRPGDLVAVAATGAYCFSMASNYNHLPRPALVSVADGDVRTLVRRETEEDLLRLDVG
- a CDS encoding DALR anticodon-binding domain-containing protein, with the protein product MAHPAAPPPTPSGLDAATPWRVDALIRDALARAAGCRAEDLPAADVRRAAGPAAPGDQAGPDPADPAGPAAASGRGGPSAEPGGRAGREAPFAAAGRCTSALPLRVAARARRPARGLAEAAAAHLRRHPLVADAAAEGPGFVAVTPAAPAWSALVARVAADPGTYLGGYLARPFASVPSADSGHLDDLDGLVGPDHPPDPERPGPAGPPDAGAPGTWAPLADAPTVAEARLRARAAARRRIAAADRLLPALAEGRGRMPGGGPGGAEVSWRDPCLDRGPDGFTTAAGRLLGVIGEASARVAFCRSAGERPRPGELTGPDLPALPTAERPGAWARSTFDNPAFAVRYARAHALSTLRWAGAAHPPAPGDTPSPAPGGAGPAPGAADGGAAAAPPARPGRPPSGTAPPAPRAALIGALFDGPVVVRAAERRSEPHMLVRYLEGLAIAYHDWWESSGVLRGETARGSGGDDALALCAAVAGVLGSGLSLLGVSAPTRL
- a CDS encoding response regulator transcription factor; the protein is MGEALARVLVVDDNEVIRQLIAVNLQLEGFEVHQAVDGEDCLARVGEIRPDVITLDVMMPRLDGWVTAARLREGAATRGMRVLLITARAQEDDIRRGQEIGVDAYLTKPFDPTELIRLVRDLAGRDRAGSAG